One Terriglobales bacterium genomic window, CAGCGCGCACTCGACTGCCTCCGTACCCGAGTTGCCGTAGTAAATCTTGTGCGGTCCGGGCATGAGGGCGATCTTCGAGAGCCGCTCCGCGAGCGTGACCATGCTCTCGTAGTAGAAGTCGGTGCCGGACATGTGGATCAGCTCGGCGGCCTGCTTCTGGACGGCGGCCACGATCTCCGGGTGACAGTGGCCGGTGGAAGTCACGGCGATGCCGGCGGAAAAGTCAAAGAATTCGTTGCCGTCCACGTCGGTGATGACGACACCGCGTCCTGATTTCGCCACCAGCGGGTAGGAGCGGGTGTAGGAGGGCGAGATGTACTGCCGGTCGCCCGCGAGCACGCGGCGGGCGTTGGGGCCGGGGAGCGCGGTCTTGATGCGCGGGGCGGCGGTGGGAGCCAGGTCCTTGGTAGCCATGTTCTTCTCCTCGCAAAGGGTTGGGGCGCGGGCGAGCGCGCGGATGAAGGCCTTCCAGGAAAAGCGGAGAGGCGGGAGGAGAGCTAATCGCCGCCGAAGAGGCTGGGGCGGACCTGCGCCGGAGGCAGGTGGCAACCGGCGAGCATCGCCTTGTGGCTGGCGCGGGTCATGGAGCGGTTCCGGCGGTCATTATAGCGCCGCGCGCGGGCAGGCGGAACCCCCGGCCCGAGGGGATGGGGCCGGGGGGCGCCAGGTGTCCCGCGGAAGGCTACGGCCGCATCGAAGCGCCCACGAAGACGAACTGGATCACCAGGGCGATGACGATGCCGCCGATGTAGCCGGCGATGATCAGGTTCTTCTTGGGGTGCTCGAACTTGGCGAACATGTAATAGAGGATGTAGAAGGGGACGCACAGGCAGAGGATGCCCTGCAGCGCGCCGCCGTTCTTGAAGGCGTGGATCAGAACGATGATCGCGCAGACGAAGGCGACCAGGTTGAACACCAAAGCCAATGCCATCATAGAGAGACACTCTCCTCGTCAGATTTGAATTCCAAGCCCTACCCCGGCTGCGCCGGCCAGCAAGCGAAGCACCCCGAACACCACGAACGCGTACATCACTGCGTGATAGCCCAGCCGGAATCCCCGGTCATGGGCACGGAAGAAGCTCTCGAGCCCTTGCCGAGCCCCGGCGGGGAAGAAGTTGTAGGCCGCCATGATCACGAACAGCGGCAGAAGAAGAAAGACGAAGGGATGATAGGCGAAGGCGGCCCCGACCTGTCCGTGGAGCAAGGAGGAAAAGGCGCGGGTGAGCCCGCAGCCGGGACAGGGCAGGCCGGTGAGCGAGTGAAAGAGGCACACCGGAATGCCGGCACCGCCGGAGGGCAGCAGGGCGGCCAGCGGCAGCAGCAGCAGCGCTCCCCAGGTGCAGAAAGGATTGAAGAGCAGGCGGAAGACGGGAATGGGGGCGGCGGCGGGGCGCGTCCCATACGACGGCAAACCGACGGCAGCTGCGGGCAATGCGCTCACGGTCCTCTCACTCCCCTCCCGCAGGCCGGACCCCGGCGGGGTTGGCAGGCTCTGGAGAATGGCCAAGAGAGTACGTACCAAAGTGGGCCACGTCAAGGGCATTTATTCATCGGGTGATCGGGTCATCGGGTCCTTGAAAGGAGCAAGGACCGGCCGCTGGGACGGACAGCGGGACGGAGTGAGCCGGCGGGCAAGACCATCGCGGCAATGGCTCTTTTGCCGGATCTCAGTGCCGGGCAGACTCTAGCAGCGGGAATCCGGCGCAAGTTCCGGATAGCGGGGGCCGGCGCCCGCCGCCTAGCCTGGTGAGGTGAAGTCCTGAATCGAAAGTAGGGCGGGCGCGTCTGATAAGTCTCGGGACGAACGCATGACGGCGGCAGAGCGACAGCATCGCTGGCGGGTAGGGCTGGCCTTCGGGCTGGTGTACTTCTTCTGGGGCTCGACCTACCTGGGCATCCGCATCGCGGTGGAGCATGTTCCCGCTCCACTGGCTATGGGAGTGCGCTTCGCAGTGGCGGGAC contains:
- a CDS encoding DUF2752 domain-containing protein; this translates as MSALPAAAVGLPSYGTRPAAAPIPVFRLLFNPFCTWGALLLLPLAALLPSGGAGIPVCLFHSLTGLPCPGCGLTRAFSSLLHGQVGAAFAYHPFVFLLLPLFVIMAAYNFFPAGARQGLESFFRAHDRGFRLGYHAVMYAFVVFGVLRLLAGAAGVGLGIQI
- a CDS encoding aminotransferase class III-fold pyridoxal phosphate-dependent enzyme; amino-acid sequence: MATKDLAPTAAPRIKTALPGPNARRVLAGDRQYISPSYTRSYPLVAKSGRGVVITDVDGNEFFDFSAGIAVTSTGHCHPEIVAAVQKQAAELIHMSGTDFYYESMVTLAERLSKIALMPGPHKIYYGNSGTEAVECAL